A region of Streptomyces sp. R44 DNA encodes the following proteins:
- a CDS encoding DUF6000 family protein: protein MLHTDEDAELLKLIRRYVTPDRRYLKLGGSLHGMTGRERAKFMRKLGKAASEITPRELGVLLEGGWRERKTAAWLIAVAGRTGFRERLGELLLASEGPYAGQAYCVTLARFGTPSDADLLAAYLDRYLRRPDLYYDQAPAIGALLLIDTKLGADQAARFLAPAGLWQQWIDGPPTKSHDTPDSYREFIDQLCVFADESARHCPVWNST from the coding sequence ATGCTCCATACGGACGAAGATGCCGAGCTGCTCAAGTTGATCCGCCGCTATGTCACGCCCGACCGGCGTTACCTCAAACTCGGCGGCAGCCTCCATGGCATGACCGGTCGCGAGCGCGCCAAGTTCATGCGAAAGCTGGGCAAGGCAGCCAGTGAGATCACCCCCCGTGAACTGGGCGTCCTACTCGAAGGCGGATGGCGCGAGCGCAAGACGGCAGCCTGGCTCATCGCTGTCGCCGGAAGAACCGGATTCCGCGAGCGTCTCGGCGAACTCCTGCTCGCCAGCGAAGGACCTTATGCCGGGCAGGCCTACTGCGTCACCCTCGCCAGATTCGGCACCCCTTCCGACGCCGACCTCCTGGCCGCCTACCTCGACCGATACCTTCGCCGCCCCGACCTCTACTACGACCAGGCACCCGCCATCGGCGCGCTCCTGTTGATCGACACCAAGCTCGGTGCCGATCAGGCAGCCCGGTTCCTCGCCCCGGCTGGGCTCTGGCAGCAATGGATCGACGGACCGCCCACCAAGAGCCATGACACCCCCGACAGCTACCGCGAGTTCATCGACCAGCTCTGTGTTTTCGCTGATGAGAGCGCCAGACATTGCCCGGTGTGGAACTCCACGTAA
- a CDS encoding nuclear transport factor 2 family protein, with product MSVISSATTTRSTDEATRAVVQDFLAARLAGDTERLGALFAEEVDWLLAENPTVPWIRPRSTAAECAAQFTELMEYTVPEDARASVDTILVSGTDAVLMGHVSGTVRTTGKAFEGPFALRLTVEDGRITRHHLYENSLSIADACAP from the coding sequence ATGTCCGTCATTTCCAGTGCCACCACCACGCGTTCTACGGATGAGGCCACCCGGGCCGTCGTACAGGACTTCCTTGCCGCCCGACTGGCAGGAGATACAGAGCGGCTCGGCGCGCTCTTCGCCGAAGAGGTCGACTGGCTCCTCGCCGAGAACCCCACCGTCCCGTGGATCCGCCCGCGTTCCACCGCCGCGGAATGCGCTGCCCAGTTCACGGAGTTGATGGAGTACACCGTGCCCGAGGACGCGCGAGCGTCCGTCGACACGATCCTCGTCAGCGGCACCGACGCCGTCCTGATGGGGCACGTCTCGGGGACCGTACGCACAACGGGGAAGGCCTTCGAGGGCCCGTTCGCGTTGCGCCTCACCGTCGAGGACGGCCGGATCACCCGGCACCATCTCTACGAGAACAGCCTGTCGATAGCTGATGCCTGCGCACCGTGA
- a CDS encoding ArsR/SmtB family transcription factor: MLRVHFTAQDLARTRVAATIGVGAEVYYSLELLRGNRVPTHLHTWRSAVAGRTGADTLPLTSLVPTRGPGLDLLALTGDVPSVDHAVDNLLHAPVSQLRREIECLDFRPGQLPWARRVAEGDRDALRELAKALRACHRLTVEPYWDKGRSELVALSTRSANLMLEGGVDLLLRSICAPLVRWRPPVLEAPYPRRVDVHLQGRGLIIAPTVFSKHPVSFLWDPLDTAQPPRLTVPALRRPLTGTAAAESDGATVRNLESLLGRTRAAALRVTAEGCTTSELARRLNVTAAAASQHATVLRDTGLITTSRRGSSVLHLITPLGLALLWTGALTQP, from the coding sequence GTGTTACGTGTTCACTTCACGGCCCAGGACCTTGCCAGGACCCGGGTGGCCGCGACCATCGGCGTAGGGGCCGAGGTCTACTACAGCCTGGAGCTGCTGAGAGGTAACCGGGTGCCTACGCACCTGCACACCTGGCGCTCGGCGGTCGCGGGCAGGACGGGGGCCGACACACTCCCCTTGACATCCCTGGTCCCGACGCGTGGTCCCGGGCTTGATCTGCTGGCCCTGACGGGCGATGTGCCCTCTGTGGACCACGCCGTGGACAATCTGCTGCACGCCCCGGTGTCCCAGCTGCGCCGCGAGATCGAGTGTCTCGACTTCCGTCCCGGACAACTGCCGTGGGCCAGACGGGTGGCGGAGGGCGACCGTGACGCGCTGCGGGAGCTGGCGAAGGCCCTGCGCGCCTGCCACCGACTGACCGTCGAGCCCTACTGGGACAAAGGACGGTCCGAACTGGTCGCGCTGTCCACCCGTAGCGCGAACCTGATGCTGGAGGGAGGCGTCGATCTCCTGCTGCGCTCGATCTGTGCACCACTGGTCCGCTGGCGTCCGCCGGTGCTCGAAGCCCCCTACCCGCGCCGAGTCGATGTGCACCTCCAGGGGCGGGGACTCATCATCGCGCCCACGGTCTTCTCGAAGCACCCGGTGAGTTTCCTGTGGGACCCGCTCGACACCGCTCAGCCACCCCGCCTGACCGTGCCGGCCCTGCGCCGGCCACTGACCGGCACCGCAGCGGCGGAGTCGGACGGCGCGACCGTCCGGAACCTGGAGTCCCTGCTCGGCCGCACCCGAGCCGCCGCCCTGCGAGTGACGGCGGAAGGCTGCACGACGAGCGAGCTGGCCCGCCGCCTCAATGTCACGGCCGCCGCGGCCAGCCAGCACGCGACCGTGCTGCGCGACACGGGCCTGATCACCACCAGCCGCCGCGGCAGCTCCGTACTCCACCTCATCACCCCGCTCGGGCTGGCCCTGCTGTGGACGGGCGCCCTGACGCAACCGTGA